In the Leptolyngbya sp. FACHB-261 genome, one interval contains:
- a CDS encoding M20 family metallopeptidase, whose product MKPLLNSLQFTQDLLRFNTMNPPGQEDECVRFIGGLLEDLGFSTNYYAYAEGRTSLVAKLRGDKSYLPLCLTGHIDTVPLGTSQWQKEPFNGETDGDVLYGRGTSDMKSGVAAMIFAAKEIASASRGNANLTLIFTAGEETCCAGAYHLAEQPGALGEAGAIVVGEPTANYPLIGHKGAVRFAIRTSGVTAHASTPELGDNAIYKAARASLQLEQFNFGIAPHSFLGEPTLNVGTISGGQNINSVPDQAIIGVDIRTIPGLDHQDIREQLQQLLGREVEVNIINEATSVVSDVKHDWIQQVFSITRSVTGQEARAAGATFFSDASVFTPAYNFSPTIILGPGEPSMAHKTDEYCHISKLEQSIEIYALIVRQWCGV is encoded by the coding sequence ATGAAACCACTACTCAACAGTCTCCAGTTCACTCAAGACCTGCTCAGGTTTAATACGATGAATCCACCTGGGCAGGAAGACGAGTGCGTTCGTTTTATTGGCGGCTTGCTTGAGGATCTGGGGTTCAGCACAAATTATTATGCCTATGCTGAAGGGCGCACCTCACTAGTAGCAAAGTTAAGAGGTGACAAAAGCTATTTACCGCTCTGCTTAACAGGCCACATTGACACGGTTCCACTTGGCACATCCCAGTGGCAGAAAGAGCCCTTCAATGGCGAAACCGACGGTGATGTACTGTATGGGCGAGGGACATCCGATATGAAGTCAGGTGTTGCTGCGATGATCTTTGCTGCTAAGGAAATTGCAAGCGCATCTAGAGGTAATGCAAACTTGACGCTTATCTTTACAGCCGGTGAAGAAACTTGCTGTGCAGGCGCGTATCACCTCGCAGAGCAACCAGGTGCGTTGGGTGAAGCTGGGGCGATCGTGGTCGGTGAGCCAACGGCTAACTATCCGTTAATTGGGCACAAAGGTGCCGTTCGATTTGCCATTCGCACCTCAGGTGTTACAGCCCATGCTTCAACCCCAGAACTAGGTGACAACGCCATCTACAAGGCTGCGCGCGCTTCACTGCAATTGGAGCAGTTCAATTTTGGAATTGCGCCACACTCGTTTCTAGGAGAACCCACCCTCAATGTTGGGACGATTTCAGGCGGGCAAAACATTAATTCTGTACCCGATCAAGCCATCATTGGTGTCGATATTCGGACGATTCCTGGTCTAGATCATCAAGATATCCGAGAGCAGTTACAGCAACTACTAGGCAGAGAGGTAGAGGTCAACATTATCAACGAAGCGACCAGCGTTGTATCAGACGTGAAGCACGATTGGATACAGCAAGTCTTTTCAATCACGAGAAGCGTTACAGGCCAGGAAGCAAGGGCGGCAGGTGCGACTTTTTTCTCTGATGCCTCTGTTTTTACGCCTGCCTATAATTTTTCACCTACTATTATTTTGGGGCCCGGCGAACCCTCAATGGCACATAAGACAGATGAGTATTGCCACATTTCGAAATTGGAGCAATCTATCGAAATCTACGCCTTGATTGTAAGGCAGTGGTGTGGTGTGTAA
- a CDS encoding SDR family oxidoreductase yields MSRTVLITGASSGIGEATARYFLQRGWNVAATMRSPKKIVDWAEGQRVIYPYLHVTKPETIESAIHQTLEQFGKIDVLVNNAGYALMGPIEGVTPEQFEQQFQTNVFGLVSTIQQILPVLRRQGEGTIINVASIGGRLAFPLISSYHATKWAVEGLSEALRYELRRFNIRIKIIEPGGIRTNFINRGTVWAHHPIYTDMINQVKQFSEGVNDRLPGPEGVAKAIYKAANDRSDRLRYSPYGEAFLLMHAILPDALWRFLITAVMLGQKK; encoded by the coding sequence ATGAGTAGAACGGTTCTAATTACAGGCGCTTCGAGTGGGATTGGCGAAGCAACAGCCCGGTATTTCCTTCAAAGAGGCTGGAACGTTGCCGCAACTATGCGATCACCGAAGAAAATAGTTGATTGGGCAGAAGGTCAACGAGTTATCTACCCATACCTTCATGTCACTAAGCCCGAGACGATTGAATCTGCGATCCATCAGACTTTGGAGCAGTTTGGCAAGATTGATGTGCTAGTAAACAATGCTGGCTATGCATTAATGGGTCCAATCGAAGGTGTAACCCCTGAGCAATTCGAGCAGCAGTTTCAAACTAATGTCTTCGGGCTAGTTTCTACCATCCAGCAGATCCTTCCAGTTCTACGTCGTCAGGGCGAAGGTACGATTATTAATGTCGCCTCCATTGGAGGCCGCCTTGCCTTCCCACTTATTTCTTCTTATCACGCAACAAAATGGGCAGTGGAAGGTTTATCTGAGGCTTTGCGCTATGAGCTACGCCGCTTCAATATTCGAATAAAGATTATTGAGCCTGGTGGTATCAGGACAAATTTCATCAATCGTGGAACAGTCTGGGCTCACCATCCTATTTATACAGATATGATTAATCAAGTAAAGCAATTCAGTGAAGGAGTCAATGATAGGCTACCAGGTCCTGAAGGGGTCGCCAAGGCAATTTACAAGGCTGCTAATGATCGTTCAGACAGGCTCCGTTATTCGCCTTATGGTGAAGCTTTTCTGCTCATGCATGCCATTCTTCCTGATGCACTCTGGCGGTTCTTAATCACGGCTGTGATGCTTGGGCAGAAGAAATAA
- a CDS encoding GNAT family N-acetyltransferase, with protein MEIVTKRFLLRDFTQEDAPSFFAYHADPRYAEFCAPEEVELSHTRELLHLFSEWAIERPRRNYQLAIIDRRNSQELVGCAGLRCEGYGPDQAELGIELAPQFWGRYAYAIEVASALVEFGFRDLGLNEIRGISVSANSRVARLAHRYGFIAIGTRPSPDWMCARGWSQIEWQLTREAWKLLTQTP; from the coding sequence ATGGAAATCGTCACCAAGAGATTTCTTCTACGAGACTTTACTCAGGAAGACGCCCCCTCATTTTTCGCATACCATGCTGATCCCCGGTATGCCGAGTTCTGTGCGCCAGAAGAAGTAGAACTCAGCCATACCCGTGAGCTCCTTCACCTTTTCAGCGAGTGGGCAATCGAACGCCCCCGTCGCAATTATCAACTTGCCATTATTGATCGCCGGAACTCGCAGGAGTTAGTTGGCTGTGCTGGCCTACGCTGTGAGGGTTATGGTCCTGACCAAGCAGAACTGGGCATCGAGCTAGCACCACAGTTCTGGGGACGTTATGCCTACGCAATTGAGGTTGCCAGCGCTTTAGTCGAGTTCGGGTTTCGCGATTTGGGGTTAAATGAAATTCGAGGCATTTCTGTTAGTGCAAATTCGCGTGTAGCGCGTTTAGCACATCGCTATGGGTTTATCGCAATTGGTACCCGTCCTAGCCCCGACTGGATGTGCGCGCGAGGCTGGAGCCAGATCGAATGGCAGCTTACACGGGAGGCCTGGAAGTTACTGACTCAGACGCCGTAG